From Parcubacteria group bacterium, a single genomic window includes:
- a CDS encoding pseudouridine synthase, with amino-acid sequence MKKEITYPIRINKYLAYNNFCTRRAADEIIKSGRVKINGLVAALGAKVNETDEVTIDKDIRRNRKLVYLAYNKPQGIVTHSPQKGERSIEDIFNYSQKVFPVGRLDKDSHGLILLTNDGRVTDRLLNPDHYHEKEYLVKVDRTISPGFIKNMSEGVVLDDGYKTRSCEVKKVNELAFSIVLTEGKKRQIRRMCERLERKVTELKRTRIMNIKLGSLKTREYREIEGPEQLELLKSIGIDKPEI; translated from the coding sequence ATGAAAAAAGAAATCACTTATCCGATCCGGATCAATAAATACCTGGCCTATAACAATTTTTGCACCCGTCGGGCGGCGGATGAAATTATAAAATCCGGCCGGGTGAAAATCAACGGCCTGGTGGCTGCACTTGGGGCGAAAGTCAATGAGACAGATGAGGTGACGATCGACAAAGACATCCGCCGGAACAGAAAGCTGGTCTATTTGGCGTACAACAAACCGCAAGGTATTGTGACACACAGTCCGCAAAAAGGGGAGCGGAGCATCGAAGATATTTTCAATTATTCACAGAAAGTTTTTCCCGTGGGTCGGCTCGACAAAGATTCGCACGGTCTTATTTTGCTTACGAACGATGGACGTGTGACTGACCGATTACTTAATCCCGATCACTATCATGAAAAAGAATATTTGGTCAAAGTAGATCGCACCATCAGCCCTGGGTTTATCAAAAATATGTCAGAGGGCGTGGTGCTGGATGATGGATATAAAACCAGAAGTTGCGAAGTAAAAAAAGTGAATGAGTTGGCTTTTTCTATCGTACTTACTGAAGGTAAGAAAAGACAGATTCGCAGGATGTGTGAAAGATTGGAACGCAAGGTGACCGAACTCAAACGTACGCGGATCATGAACATTAAATTGGGTAGTCTAAAAACGCGTGAGTATCGAGAAATTGAAGGACCGGAGCAACTAGAACTTTTGAAAAGCATAGGCATTGATAAGCCAGAAATCTAA
- a CDS encoding 4-hydroxy-3-methylbut-2-enyl diphosphate reductase: protein MEIKIATHAGFCFGVRRAVELAEKALESGRKVYCMGSLIHNQQVIEKLEQKGLVTVRELAEIPAGSLFLIRSHGIDPRIVEKIVAQGGEILDATCPFVRRAQLVAKKFHEENYDVVICGDPQHAEVIGINAWASDSAKIIHDADDVKNLEFGGKVGVLSQTTQKKELLDNVIKGLAEKVKNLVVENTICLDSSTKQAEVSELAKVVDLMIVIGGKNSSNTGKLVQLSEAQKTPTHHIETALELQLEWFKDVQIVGIAAGASTAQFLIDEVVDKINNLC, encoded by the coding sequence ATGGAAATAAAAATTGCCACGCATGCTGGGTTTTGTTTTGGGGTTCGCCGGGCGGTGGAGCTGGCGGAAAAAGCGCTGGAGAGCGGACGAAAAGTCTATTGCATGGGGTCGCTCATCCATAATCAACAAGTGATTGAAAAGCTGGAGCAAAAAGGATTAGTGACTGTGCGGGAGCTCGCGGAAATTCCGGCGGGTAGTCTGTTTCTCATTCGCAGTCACGGAATTGATCCAAGAATTGTGGAAAAAATTGTGGCACAAGGCGGTGAGATTTTGGACGCGACTTGTCCGTTCGTCAGGCGGGCACAGTTGGTGGCGAAAAAATTTCACGAGGAAAATTACGACGTTGTCATCTGTGGCGATCCCCAGCATGCCGAAGTGATTGGCATCAATGCGTGGGCGAGTGATTCAGCGAAAATAATTCACGATGCTGATGACGTGAAAAATCTGGAATTCGGTGGCAAGGTCGGTGTGCTCAGCCAGACGACGCAAAAAAAAGAGTTGTTAGATAATGTTATCAAGGGATTGGCAGAAAAAGTCAAGAACCTGGTTGTGGAAAATACCATTTGTCTGGATAGCTCAACTAAACAAGCGGAAGTTTCCGAATTGGCGAAGGTTGTGGATCTAATGATTGTGATTGGGGGAAAAAATTCGAGTAATACTGGAAAATTGGTCCAGTTAAGCGAAGCACAAAAAACTCCGACGCATCACATTGAAACCGCTTTGGAGTTACAATTAGAATGGTTCAAAGATGTACAAATAGTCGGCATCGCCGCTGGCGCTTCGACCGCGCAATTTTTGATCGATGAGGTGGTGGACAAAATTAATAATCTGTGCTAG
- a CDS encoding DUF378 domain-containing protein — protein sequence MNKLNAIDWIAVILLAVGGLNWGLVGIFNFDLVAAIFGDMSALSRIVYAVVGICAIYVLAISPKLGKS from the coding sequence ACGCTATCGATTGGATCGCTGTCATTCTTTTGGCTGTCGGAGGACTCAACTGGGGATTGGTAGGAATTTTTAATTTTGATTTGGTGGCCGCAATTTTTGGAGATATGTCAGCCCTTTCCAGAATTGTCTATGCTGTTGTTGGAATCTGCGCTATCTATGTTTTGGCAATTTCCCCCAAACTCGGAAAAAGCTAA
- a CDS encoding KH domain-containing protein produces MTTIQVTDKEFVEYVVKQIVNKPDDVKVERKIDEMGVLITLDVNPEDMGMIIGREGATAKALRTLLRVIGARNNARVNLKINEPEGSERKPREDREPREEVRKSIDDVVGDIV; encoded by the coding sequence ATGACTACAATTCAAGTGACTGACAAAGAGTTTGTTGAGTATGTTGTGAAGCAGATTGTGAACAAGCCTGACGACGTGAAAGTCGAAAGGAAGATTGATGAAATGGGCGTGCTAATTACGCTAGATGTCAATCCTGAAGATATGGGGATGATCATCGGACGTGAAGGTGCGACAGCCAAAGCTCTTCGAACTTTGCTTCGCGTGATCGGAGCAAGAAACAACGCGCGAGTTAATCTCAAGATTAACGAACCGGAAGGCTCAGAGCGAAAACCACGAGAAGACCGCGAGCCGAGAGAAGAAGTGAGAAAAAGCATCGACGACGTTGTTGGTGATATTGTCTAA
- the ftsW gene encoding putative lipid II flippase FtsW yields the protein MAGKTINKNLLFVVLTLLTFGLAMIASAGIAYSHSRFGDSYYFFKHQLFYGVLPGLLVLYAVQKINYNFWKKIAFPLFILSIFLLILVFVPGVGSRVYGASRWLQLGPFSFQPSEMLKLSIIIYLAAWLESRAEKVKDFYEGLLPFLAVVAVVSFLLEKQPDMGTLGVIIFIAMSIFFISGARLSHMALIAISGFAALGLLIKFESYRMDRFLVFLHPELDPRGIGYQINQALLAIGSGGIFGVGLGHSMQKFNYLPEPVGDSIFAIIGEELGLIGVVVIVILFLALAMIGFRIAQNAPDRFSQLAAVGITSWIVFQAFINISAISGLIPLTGIPLPFISYGGTSLVFLMAGIGVLLNISKQIGNN from the coding sequence ATGGCGGGAAAAACAATAAACAAAAATTTATTATTTGTCGTTCTGACACTGCTCACTTTTGGTTTGGCGATGATCGCATCGGCGGGCATCGCTTATTCGCATAGTCGGTTTGGCGATTCCTACTATTTTTTCAAGCATCAATTATTCTATGGAGTTTTGCCGGGACTCCTAGTTCTCTATGCAGTGCAAAAAATCAACTATAATTTTTGGAAAAAAATTGCCTTTCCCTTGTTTATCTTAAGCATTTTTCTGCTTATTCTCGTTTTCGTGCCAGGTGTCGGTTCTCGGGTCTACGGAGCCAGTCGTTGGTTGCAACTCGGTCCGTTTTCTTTCCAGCCTTCAGAAATGTTGAAATTGTCGATTATTATTTATCTGGCGGCCTGGCTGGAAAGCCGGGCGGAAAAAGTGAAGGATTTCTATGAGGGACTTTTGCCGTTTCTAGCAGTGGTAGCGGTGGTTAGTTTTCTTTTGGAAAAACAGCCAGATATGGGAACGCTTGGCGTGATTATTTTTATTGCCATGTCGATTTTTTTCATTTCTGGCGCGAGGCTGTCTCATATGGCACTAATAGCAATTTCCGGTTTTGCCGCCTTGGGACTGCTCATCAAATTTGAGTCCTATCGGATGGATCGGTTCTTAGTATTTCTCCATCCTGAACTTGATCCGCGCGGGATCGGCTATCAGATCAATCAGGCGCTTCTGGCGATTGGTTCGGGTGGAATTTTTGGCGTGGGTCTGGGCCATAGCATGCAAAAATTTAATTATCTGCCGGAACCGGTTGGTGATTCGATCTTTGCGATTATCGGTGAGGAATTGGGCTTGATCGGCGTGGTTGTTATAGTTATTTTATTTTTAGCGTTGGCGATGATCGGTTTTCGCATAGCACAAAATGCCCCAGATCGCTTTTCGCAATTAGCTGCCGTCGGCATCACTTCCTGGATTGTTTTTCAGGCCTTCATCAACATCTCCGCCATTTCCGGCCTCATCCCGCTCACCGGCATTCCATTGCCCTTCATTAGCTATGGTGGAACGTCGCTCGTTTTTCTGATGGCAGGAATCGGCGTGCTTTTGAATATTTCCAAGCAAATTGGTAATAATTAA
- the trmD gene encoding tRNA (guanosine(37)-N1)-methyltransferase TrmD: MQFHIVTIFSSIFDSYLKESIIGRAQKSGAIEVTAHNLRDHTTDKHGKVDDTPYGGGAGMVLQVQPIYACVEAVKKLIAKSREENPPKAGPPRAETRTILFSAKGKKYTQRTAERLSKYANLILICGRYEGVDERVAEQIADEEISIGDYVLTGGELPAMVLVDSVTRLLPGVLGNAESAKHESHKEKNYKEHPQYSKPENFNGWQVPEVLLSGNHNEIKKWREKQ, translated from the coding sequence ATGCAATTTCATATTGTTACAATTTTTTCGTCTATTTTCGACTCCTATCTCAAAGAGTCAATTATTGGTCGTGCCCAAAAAAGTGGGGCGATCGAAGTTACCGCGCATAATTTGCGGGATCACACGACCGATAAGCATGGAAAAGTTGATGATACGCCTTATGGCGGAGGAGCAGGGATGGTGCTACAAGTTCAGCCGATTTATGCTTGCGTGGAAGCTGTGAAAAAGCTGATTGCAAAAAGCAGGGAAGAAAACCCGCCCAAGGCGGGTCCGCCTAGGGCGGAAACCAGAACAATTTTATTTTCTGCCAAAGGCAAAAAATATACCCAACGGACGGCGGAGCGACTCTCAAAATATGCCAATCTAATTTTGATCTGCGGGCGCTATGAGGGTGTGGACGAGCGGGTGGCAGAGCAAATTGCCGATGAAGAGATTTCGATCGGTGATTATGTTCTTACAGGTGGGGAGCTTCCGGCTATGGTACTTGTGGATTCGGTGACGCGGCTCTTGCCGGGAGTTTTAGGAAACGCGGAAAGTGCGAAGCATGAATCGCATAAAGAAAAAAACTATAAAGAGCATCCACAATACAGCAAGCCGGAAAATTTTAATGGCTGGCAAGTGCCAGAAGTGCTACTCAGCGGAAATCATAATGAGATAAAAAAATGGCGGGAAAAACAATAA